The following DNA comes from Deltaproteobacteria bacterium.
CCCGTGCAGATCGCGGCCACCCACGCGCTCACCGGCCCGCAGAGCTACGTCGAGGAGATCTGCGAGGACTACCGCAAGCGGCGCGACGTCCTGTGCGAGGGCCTCGAGCGCATCGGCTGGCAGGTGCCGAAGCCGAAGGCCACGATGTTCGTCTGGGCCGAGATCCCCGACGCGTACAAGGCGATGGGCTCGCTCGAGTTCTCGAAGCTCCTGCTCCGCGAGGCGAAGGTTGCGGTGTCGCCCGGCATCGGCTTCGGCGAGTACGGCGACCACTACGTGCGCTTCGCGCTCATCGAGAACGAGCACCGCACGCGCCAGGCCGTGCGCGGCATCCGGCGGGCGCTCGGGGCAGGCCTCGTCCAGAAGCTGCCGCACGCCGGCACGGGCTGACGCGGAGACCGCCGGGGGTGGGAGCGCCCGTCCGGGTCGGGTTGATCGGCTTCGGGACGATCGGCACCGGCGTGCTGAAGCTCCTGCGCGCCCATCGCGCCGACATCACCCGGCGCGCCGGGCGGCCGATCGAGATCGTCGCGATCGCCGACCTCGACCTCGAGACCGACCGCGGCATCCCCGCCGCTCCCGCGCGCTTCACCAAGGACGCGCTTTCGGTGATCGAGGATCCCTCGATCCCGATCATCATCGAGCTGATCGGCGGCTACGAGCCGGCGCGGCGGTTCGTCCTGGCCGCGATCCGCGCCGGCAAGGACGTCGTGACGGCCAACAAGGCGCTGCTCGCGGTCCACGGCCAGGAGATCGTCGCGGCGGCGGAGGTGCGGGCCGTGCGCCTCGGCTTCGAGGCCAGCGTCGGCGGCGGCATCCCGATCCTCCGCACGCTCAAGGAGGGGCTGGCGGGCGACCGGACGGCGGCCGTTTACGGCATCGTCAACGGCACCTGCAACCACATCCTCACCACCATGACGCGCGAGGGCCGGAGCTTCGGCGACGTGCTGGCCGAGGCGCAGCGGCTCGGGCTGGCCGAGGCCGATCCGTCGACGGACGTCGACGGCATCGACTCCGCGCACAAGCTCGCCCTCTTGACGACGCTCGCCTTCAACGTGGCGCCGCGCTTCGCCGACATCCCGACCGAGGGCATCCGCCGCATCGAGCCGGCCGACATCGCCTTCGCCCGCGAGCTCGGCTACACGATCAAGCTCCTCGCCATCGCCAAGGACGGGCGCGACGCGATCGAGGCGCGCGTCCACCCGACGATGATCCCGAACGGCCATCTGCTCGCCGACGTCGGCGGCAACTTCAACGCGATCTTCGTGCGCGGCGCGGCGCTCGGCCCGACGATGTACTACGGACAGGGCGCGGGCGCGATGCCGACGGCCACCGCCGTCGTCGCCGACCTGATCGCGGCGGTGCGCGACCGGGAGATCGGGTCCGGCGTGCGCGTGCCGCCCTGGGGCGTGCCGCGGCGTGCGCTCCGTCCCCTCCCCATCCGGCCGCTCGACGCGCTGGAGGGCGAGTACTACCTCCGCTTCATGGCGCTCGACCGGCCCGGCGTGCTGGCGCGCATCGCGGGCATCCTCGGGCGCGCGGACATCAGCATCGCCTCGGTGATCCAGAAGGACCGGCGCGCGGGGACGACGGTGCCGGTGGTCCTCCGTACGCACCGCGCGCGCGAGCGGAACCTCGCGCGCGCGCTCCGAGAGATCGGGCGGCTGCGGGTCGTACGCGGCCGGCCCGTGTCGATCCGCATCGAGGACCGCCTCGGCTAGACGGACAGTCCCGGCCCCCTCACCAGCCTTCGTCGGGATCCGGGACGTCGCCGCGCAGCAGCTCCACGTCCGCGCGGTCGCGCAGTGCTTTGCTGCGTCGGCGCGAGGGGTCGGCGGCCGCTCGCTCCTTCATCGCGACCAGGTCGGCCTTGCGTACGATGCGCACGTCGGCGGTGCCGATCCGGAAGCCCTCGGCTCGCCCGATCATGGCGTCGAACGCGACGTCGAAGACGAGCTGGACCGGTTCGCCGCTCGGGTGGCGGAAGTTGGCGCTGTGCGCGAACTCGCCGGTGAGACGGAAGGCTGCCTTGGTGAGCGCTTGCACGATGACGGCGCGCTCGAAGGTGGACATCACGGCGATGTCGGTGTCCGCCGTCGCTCGCGGCACCCCGGAGTGGATACCGACCGCCACGCCGCCGATCAGGGCATGGGGCGCGCCGATGCCGTCGAGCGCGCGGGTCGTGTCGAGCAACGCCGCGACCTTGTCGGGTGTCGCACCCATCTCGTGCCCTCCGCCCCGCCGTGCGGCGATCAGCGCCCAGTCGCGGGCCGACGCATCGCTGACCGCCTGCAGCACACGCCGCGGGCTCGGCTCCATCGTCGGAGGATAGCAGGATCCCCGGACCCGCACACCCGCTTCGTGGCGCTCGGTCGGCTGTGCTGGAGTCCTGCGCACCCTTGATAGTAGTATCGAGCACCCATGAGTGTTGCCCGGGCCTGGGGCGGGCTGATCGAGCAGTACCGCGAGCGGCTGCCCATCGGCCCGACCGAGAAGATCGTCACCCTGAACGAGGGGAACACGCCGCTCGTGCGCGCCGACCGGCTCGCGGCGGTGGTGGCGCCCGGGGTCGAGCTGTACCTCAAATGCGAGGGTCAGAACCCCACCGGGTCGTTCAAGGACCGCGGCATGACCGTGGCGGTGACGAAGGCGCTCGCCGAGGGCGTCGAGGCGATCATCTGCGCCTCGACGGGCAACACGTCGGCCTCGGCCGCCGCCTACGCGGCGCGCGCCGGCGTCCGCGCCTACGTCGTCGTGCCGCACGGCAAGATCGCCCTCGGCAAGCTCTCGCAGGCCGTCATGCACGGCGCGCGCGTCATCCAGATCGAGGGCAACTTCGACCAGGCGCTCCGGCTGGTGCGCGACCTGAAGGAGCACTATCCGACGCGGCTCGCGCTCGTGAACTCCGTCAATCCGCACCGCATCGAAGGGCAGAAGACGGCCGCGTTCGAGGTCTGCGACGCGCTCGGCCGGGCCCCCGAGTACCATCTGTTGCCGGTCGGCAACGCCGGCAACATCACGGCCTACTGGCGCGGCTACAAGGAGTACCTCGCGGCCGGCAAGATCACCCACCTGCCGCGCATGATGGGCTTCGAGGCCGCGGGTGCGGCGCCGATCGTGCACAAGCGGGTGATCGAGGAGCCGCGCACCGTCGCGACGGCGATCCGCATCGGCAACCCGGCGAGCTGGCAGGGCGCGGAGGCCGCACGCGACGAGTCGGGCGGCGCGATCGAGGCGATCACCGACGACGAGATCCTCGAGGCCTATCGCCTGCTCGCCCGGACCGAAGGCGTGTTCGCCGAGCCGGCGTCCGCCATCTCGCTCGCCGGGGCGCTCAAGCTGGGCGCGAGCGGGCGCCTGCGGCCGAAGGACGTCCTCGTGCTGACGCTCACCGGCCACGGGCTCAAGGACCCCGACACGGCGATCGCCAACTCGGAGGCCGCGATCAAGATCGCCGCCGACCCCGCCCGGCTGGCCGCGGTGCTCGAGGTCGGTTAAGTGGTGACCCGATGAAGGTGGTGGTGCTGCAGGGGGACGGGATGGCCGACGAGCCGATCCCTGAGCTGGGGGGCAAGACGCCCCTCGAGGTCGCGCGCACGCCGAACCTCGACCACATGGCCGCGCGCGGCATCCTCGGGCTGACGCGCACGATCCCGCGCGGCCTGCCGCCGGGCAGCGACGTCGGCACGATGTCGGTGCTCGGCTACGACCCGGCCCGCTACCACACCGGGCGCTCGCCCATCGAGGCGGCGAGCATGGGGGTGGAGCTCGGCCCCGAAGACGTGGCCTTCCGCATGAACCTCGTGACGCTCGAGACGGCCGAGAGCGGCGGCGAGATCATGCGCGACTTCGCGGGCGGCCATCCCTCGCGCGAGGAGGGCGCGGCGATCGTCGTGGACCTGGCTCGCGCGCTCGGGCGCGACGGCCTCGAGCTGCATCCGGGCATCTCGTATCGCCACCTCCTGGTGTGGCGGAAGGGCGAGAGCCGGATGCGGACGACGCCGCCGCACGACTTGTCCGACAAGCCCATCGCCCGGGCCTTCCCCGAGGGGCCGGGCGCGGAGGTCCTGCGCGAGCTGATCGAGCGCTCGCGGTCACTGCTCGCCGAGCATCCGCTCTGCGAGGCACGCCGGGCGCGCGGCGAGCGCGCGCCGACGGCGCTCTGGTTCTGGGGGCAAGGCCGGCGCCCGCGGCTGCCCACCCTGCGCGAGCGCTTCGG
Coding sequences within:
- a CDS encoding homoserine dehydrogenase; the encoded protein is MGAPVRVGLIGFGTIGTGVLKLLRAHRADITRRAGRPIEIVAIADLDLETDRGIPAAPARFTKDALSVIEDPSIPIIIELIGGYEPARRFVLAAIRAGKDVVTANKALLAVHGQEIVAAAEVRAVRLGFEASVGGGIPILRTLKEGLAGDRTAAVYGIVNGTCNHILTTMTREGRSFGDVLAEAQRLGLAEADPSTDVDGIDSAHKLALLTTLAFNVAPRFADIPTEGIRRIEPADIAFARELGYTIKLLAIAKDGRDAIEARVHPTMIPNGHLLADVGGNFNAIFVRGAALGPTMYYGQGAGAMPTATAVVADLIAAVRDREIGSGVRVPPWGVPRRALRPLPIRPLDALEGEYYLRFMALDRPGVLARIAGILGRADISIASVIQKDRRAGTTVPVVLRTHRARERNLARALREIGRLRVVRGRPVSIRIEDRLG
- a CDS encoding threonine synthase — its product is MSVARAWGGLIEQYRERLPIGPTEKIVTLNEGNTPLVRADRLAAVVAPGVELYLKCEGQNPTGSFKDRGMTVAVTKALAEGVEAIICASTGNTSASAAAYAARAGVRAYVVVPHGKIALGKLSQAVMHGARVIQIEGNFDQALRLVRDLKEHYPTRLALVNSVNPHRIEGQKTAAFEVCDALGRAPEYHLLPVGNAGNITAYWRGYKEYLAAGKITHLPRMMGFEAAGAAPIVHKRVIEEPRTVATAIRIGNPASWQGAEAARDESGGAIEAITDDEILEAYRLLARTEGVFAEPASAISLAGALKLGASGRLRPKDVLVLTLTGHGLKDPDTAIANSEAAIKIAADPARLAAVLEVG
- a CDS encoding cofactor-independent phosphoglycerate mutase is translated as MKVVVLQGDGMADEPIPELGGKTPLEVARTPNLDHMAARGILGLTRTIPRGLPPGSDVGTMSVLGYDPARYHTGRSPIEAASMGVELGPEDVAFRMNLVTLETAESGGEIMRDFAGGHPSREEGAAIVVDLARALGRDGLELHPGISYRHLLVWRKGESRMRTTPPHDLSDKPIARAFPEGPGAEVLRELIERSRSLLAEHPLCEARRARGERAPTALWFWGQGRRPRLPTLRERFGIEGAVIAAVDLVNGLGVLAGLARVTVPGATGYLDTDFRAKAEYGLRALAERDFLFLHVEAPDEGGHLGDPQKKVEAIENFDEKTVGPLLEGLRAMGGEWRVLVMPDHPTPCALKTHTADPVPFVVYVSADEQKPRALSRGYNERDARDQGIFIPDGHTLLERLLRR